CTCAAACAGCCGTCGAAGGAGCTCATCGCGGTGAAAGAGGTCGTTGAGGCGAACATACTCCGTTATCACGGGACGGGGTTCCGCTTTGTCAGCAACGGCGAGGAGTCGTATGCCTGTCCGGTCGCGGCGGACCGTGAGGAGCGCCTCCGCGCATTCCTCGGCAGCGATGTGGTCGCCCGCCTCATACACTTCACCGCCGACGGTGAATTCTTTTCCATCGACGGCTATGTGTCCGATGCGCATCTTACACAGGGTGCACGCCGCAATGCGTTCGTGTTCGTGAACGGGCGCGCGGTCGAGAGCAGGAATTTCGCGTTCAATGTCAAGAGCGCATACGACGGCGTCATTCCCCGCGATAGATTCCCCTACTACTATCTCTTTCTTACCGTCGACACCGCGAAGGTCGATGTGAACGTGCATCCGAGCAAACGCGAGGTGCGCATAAAGAACGAGAAGGACATATCGTCGATGCTCTATCATTCGGTGCGCGAGGCGGTGTCCGGCAGCGCCCGCGTATTCCATGTATCGCAGGACCCGCTCTCCGCCGCTCAGCGGACGAGCGATCTGACGTTCGTTGACGATACGCCGAGCATTATCCCTGCTGCCCCGGCGGAGCATCGTGAGCGTGAGTCGGTGCCGGCGTCACCTGGGGCGGATGCGGAGATATCGGTTCCCTCAGCCTTTGTTCACAAGCCGGCAGAGGTGTCCCGCGCCATTACCGCCGACGAATCGAAAAGCATAGCGCGCAATCTCCGCGTCATCGGGCAGTCGTTCTTTTCATACATCATCGCCGAGCACGGGAACGATCTGCTCGTGATCGATCAGCATGCGGCCTACGAGCGGCTTAACTTCGAGCGTATTCGAAAGAACATTCTGGGCGATACGGTAACGCACGAGGCGCTTCTGGTCCCGCTTGAAATAGAGATGAGCGCGAGCGATGTCGATACGCTCATAGCAGGGAAGGATCATCTCGCACGCATCGGCATTGCGTTCGACCGTCTGGGGCCGACGACGATACTTGTCGAGCGCATCCCCGTGTACCTGCCAAAAGGGGATGCCGTATCGATACTGCGCGATGTCTTCGATGCGTACCTTGCGCATGAGGATTCGTTCCGCTTCGAGCATTTCCTCGACGAGGCGGTGGAGACCATCGCCTGCAAGTTGTCACCGAAAGCGAACGCGAACCTCTCTCTTGCCGATATGCAGCAGCTTTTGGATGCCGTTGCGGCGGAGAACATACTCGCCCATTGCCCGCATGGTCGGCCGTTCATACTGCGCTTGCCGAAGGAATATATCGATAAGAAATTCTTCAGGTGAATTATGGACAAGAAAAGAATAGAACTTGCTTACGGCAATAATTTCACGCTCGGATTCTCCGAGATGATGTTCGCAGGTGAACGCAAAGGAGTACGCATGCGCCCCCGGAGAGCCACGCCATCGGTCCGGAAAAAGCCGTTGCCCGCGCCGCCGCTCATGACCGCGCAATATGAGACGCTTGATGCGCTCGAAGCAGCCGCAAAAACGTGCACGCGCTGTGCGCTCGCGAAGGCCCGCCATACGGTGGTCTTCGGCAAGGGTTCAAGAACACCGCGCATCGTGTTCGTCGGGGAGGCGCCGGGGGAGCAGGAGGA
The Spirochaetota bacterium DNA segment above includes these coding regions:
- the mutL gene encoding DNA mismatch repair endonuclease MutL, whose product is MSHRPIRALPEHIANRIAAGEVVERPASVVKELLENAIDAGARNIDIEVEDGGISHIRIADDGDGIAYDELPLAVTHHATSKIAAVDDLERIMTLGFRGEALASISDVSRLEILSRAKAADGGGRIVVEGGVQKEHTIAAANAGTTINIRNLFYNLPARYKFLKQPSKELIAVKEVVEANILRYHGTGFRFVSNGEESYACPVAADREERLRAFLGSDVVARLIHFTADGEFFSIDGYVSDAHLTQGARRNAFVFVNGRAVESRNFAFNVKSAYDGVIPRDRFPYYYLFLTVDTAKVDVNVHPSKREVRIKNEKDISSMLYHSVREAVSGSARVFHVSQDPLSAAQRTSDLTFVDDTPSIIPAAPAEHRERESVPASPGADAEISVPSAFVHKPAEVSRAITADESKSIARNLRVIGQSFFSYIIAEHGNDLLVIDQHAAYERLNFERIRKNILGDTVTHEALLVPLEIEMSASDVDTLIAGKDHLARIGIAFDRLGPTTILVERIPVYLPKGDAVSILRDVFDAYLAHEDSFRFEHFLDEAVETIACKLSPKANANLSLADMQQLLDAVAAENILAHCPHGRPFILRLPKEYIDKKFFR